The window GCCAAgcaaggtggaagaggtTGAGGGTGGGTGAATCGTGACGGCAATTTGAGTGCACTTACGACCGAAACGGGCTGTTGAGATGCAAGGCAAGGCAATAAAGTCGATAAACGTGCAGTAGAAAGAAACAGTTGTAGGTGGGAGAACAGGCTGCGGAGTGAGGCGATGGTTGGTGGCAAGGTATTAAATAAGGGGTGCCAGGGTGAAAATACAAGGCCAAGTCGAGAAAGAGTGATGGTCGCGAATGGTACGATGGGAGGCGTGACCCAAGAAGATCTGGGAAATCTGTCGAGGTAGTTGAGTAGAGGTTGGGTCTGTGGCGGACGCCCTcgtcacattcacgattcacgattaacgattcgttcgtgattggtgattggatgattcgtgattgggtTGGGTGAttggccaagaaggagtCAAGAGATTAAAGAGAGAAATCACCGGTCCGAatcaattcacgattccaccTTTTGGTCCCACCGAACGCGGCCACGGAGATGAGGAGCGATGTCAAAACGAGGTGACAAGAAACAGAGATGCCTCAGCATCATGCATCCGATGCGAACAAGTGAATCGGAAGGTGCtgcacagtcgtgagtcacagagtgagTTTGCTCACTCGGCgctctctctttctctttctgCGCGTGTCGCTGTGTGGCGATCTCCAAGGTGTGCATCTGAACCCTGCACATGCAGCATCCACAAAAAGTggaagtcacgagttactTTTTTGTTATAACTTACATTTCCGTGTTTGCAGTGATGAGTCGCTTCAGCTTCGCCCACTCCGTGCCACTCTCCAGACTGCGCACAGGGTGCGTGTTATGATTTGACCAGAAGAGAAAACCTCCCCAAAAAATGCGGGAACTCCACAGCGCGAGCACCTGTGTGCGCTGCAGTCTGAGTGGCCTGCTTTCCTGAATTCGAcgcgattcttgattttCGGATTTCGTTAGCAGGACCAATtccttcacgattcgtgattcgtgattcgtgattgttgcaTGATCTACATTCGTGGTTGGGACAGGCTGTTTTCGAATCATGGACGCAGTACTGCTCCCACAGACTGCATCTGTGGACATGACTTGGCTTGCAACGTCGCTCGACTTGAACCGTTGTTCGCCATGCTGACGCTGTGGATCATATAAGGAATGGGTCAGATGATCATTCATGCGGAACGCTGAGACGCATCTCTTCGTATTGACAGCTTACGGACGACCCGACAGCGCAAGTCGGAGCGTTGCCGACACAGCGTGACAGAGCTAAGTTAGCAGAAGACAAGAATTTTagtttcacgattcacgatttggatctcgactcatgactgctTGCTGCTAGCGCAGCTGGCACAGCTATCGATCTGTTTTACGTTTGCGAGAGCGTGTCGGGgtgttttttttttcgcTTGCCGCCTCGCTCGTTTGCCTCATCGCCACTTGATCCGATCTTGCCACCCTCTTTGCGGCCAGTTCCGAGAGGCGAACACGGATGAAGTGCACGAGATCGAGTGGTGGATCGTCCTGTCTTGACAAGACACGACTTTGCTTGGTTTTTATGGCTTGGCCCTGTATTTTTGGCCTTGCTGCCTAACGAGCGCTGATAACGATTTCCAGCTTAGCCCTAAGCCGGTATTGCGTCGCTATCGATCAACTCTCCAAAACCCCACtgacgactcacgactggcaagctcgctcgccgacaCAATCGTGGATCTTTCCGAATTAAGATCTTGATTCTAGTTCCGTCATGCACTGTCGATCCTGGCGTCTAGTACCCCACGTTAGGTCTCCAGCGCACCACAAGCCACCGCTCCGGTTCGCGCTTGCTTCTCACGTTACAGCTTCGAGTACCCACACAGTCAACATGTATATCCTACTGTATGCAGCTGCAAACCGTGGATTCAATCGAAACTAGAGCCAACTGCTCCATCCGATGTACATCTTTGCCAGGTTCGAATGACTCGTGGCTTCCTTGATCAGTGCGTCGACCAGGTTGCTCGTCGAAAATGGTGGCGATGGCTCGCGCGATCCAAGCCGGTACAATCGCccatcgagcttgttggccACTGGGTCCAGCGCCCGACGCGCTTCCACCACTCGCGGATCTTCGCCACGTCCATCATTCTTGCGGCCAGTGCCCTTGCTTCGATGTCGGTCCTCAGGAACGCTCCATTCGCCGAGCGGGTCGTGTACCATGGCTTCCAGCACGCTCATCAGCGAGTCGCGATTGTCACGCAGAATTCCCATCGTAATCTCGGCGCTCTTGCGGAAGACACCGTCGCAGCCCGTCACGCCCATCGCATCCACCATGTTCTGCGTCAGTCGGAATGGCACTCGTTCCGGGATCTCGAATCGCTGTCCCTTGTCAAACAGACAGTTCAAGTCGACGTGCACCGTGTCGCCGCTGTTGGAATCGAATAGAATATTCTCTCCGTGTCGATCGCCTAGACCCAGCACAAAGCCCACCATCGACATGACGGCGGCCGTCCGTGCATACGCTGATCGCGCCTGCAGCCACGCCGTCGGATCCGGGAACGTTGCCAGAAACCATTCATGAAACACGGGCGCAAATTTGGCCAGCACCCGCGTCTCAAAGATGatctcgctcgtcctcgaaTCCCGCGCCATCCGCGCATCGTCCATGTTCGTCTTGACCTCCGATGTGTAGATCTGCACTCCTTTGGCATTGTACAGCTTGGTCAGAATGTGCCGGAACCCCACCGTGTGCGGTACCCACTCGATAAGCCCGTGCTCCTCGTTGAGGATCAGCACAGCATACGTTCGCACGTACAGCTTCCTCTTACGCGATTCGGGCTggctctgcagcagcttgttgaTCATCGAGTCAAACTCCATCAGCCGTGCATCTTTGCGCAGATCGTCCCTAGGCTTGCACAGGAACGGATACCGATTGCCGTCGTTGCCAACGATCATCATCTTGAGCGGCTTTTGCAAACTGTTCATCACCTCGATCGTGTCCTCAAAACTCATGATCGTCGGCAAGTTACTTGCAAACGGCCGGTGATCCGCCGAGATCAAGTGGTTCGAAGGAAGCAACACCGTCATCGAGCTCTGcagcggcaacagcagctccGACGTATTGGCTACCTCCAACAGCCCCGGAAACAGCTTTTCGATGCTGAGCACCGTTTCGTTCTTGCTGACATGATAGTCGCACATACGCAAAAGCTCTTTGGCAAGTCGTTGCGACGACGATACCACCTTGCTCACCTCTCTGTGGCTCGAGCCACCCTTGAAGCTGATTCGATGGACGATCTCGCCATACCGTTTCTTTCTTTCGGCATCCTTCGAGCTAGCACCAGCCACCATTAACCACATGGCCTGTTGCGGGTACGCCAGCAACACCTGCAAGATGATCTCCTGCAGCACAAGCCATGCATCCTCGTTCTTCTGTACGATGCGCGCAACCAGCTGCGGGAACACAGCTAGCCATTGGAATGGTTTGAGTCGTCGAGTGTACTTTGTCATCTGATCATTCAACTCTGTAAAAGCAGCCACCTTTTGACCAAGCtctgcatcgctgctgctgcttttTTTGCCGTGAGCGAGGATCTGTTCGTCCGCAGCCAGGTCCATCCAAATAGTCAAAACTCTGGGCAGCGTTCGATAGAAGAACTTGGTGCCCACGTGAGCTGAGCGCAGAAATGCGCGACACACGTTGTAGCGTTGCATCGTCATGTTGGGCAGCAGACCTTCGTGTGTGTCCTGAAAATGTCCGAGATGGTACCACATCTTTTCCGATTTGGGCTGCTCCTTGGTCGCCTCTTTGTATCGGTCCAAAATCTCGTTGACCGTGTATCGCAACGTCGAGTCTTGAAGCCGCGCGAGCAACAGACGTGCTTTGGCAAACGTGGCGCGCTCGATTCGCAAAGCTCTACCAGTCGAGTCAGTCTTCTCCAGCTCGATGAGCCTCGTGACGGAATCGCGGCCTAGCTGACCGGGCTTGAACGTGCTTGTCAGGGTGTTGAGAGAATTGGCCAAGTCGCGAATCGCTTCGTGCGTCTTGTCTTCCTttgcgagcagcttgaccCTCTGAACGAACGCAAACGTAGCCTGATTCTGCCCCGCCTGCAAAGTAGCAGAGTAGGCTGCCTGTATGTGGCCTGCACGACGAGCGATCTTGGCCGTAGCAATCCACGCCTCGCCCACTTCGTTCCCTGACCCTAGCCGAGAGAGCAGCGCTGCAAACGCGGTCCTTCTGAGGCTCAGCAACGGCTCCTGTGTCCGGAACGAGGGCAGTGTCGCATTCAGTCGTGCTGTCAGCGATCGGTTCAGATCTGAGCCAGCATCGGGCGCAACAACTCCCATAAGCTCTCTAGCCCGGTCGTCTTCGTGAACTCTCGCATGTGATCGAATCATTTCTAGCTCTTGAAGCATATGCAGATGCAATACCGAGCCGTACACTCCCCCATACGACGCCTTGCCGGCAGCCACGAGCGGCTTACCAAGATCTTGACGCGCTTGCACCAGCACCTTGCCAAAcacctcggcatcgttcTGTCGCATAGCGAGTAGCGCTCGACCAACCGAATGCTCTGGGCTCTTAGCCTCGCTGCCTTTGGTACGtgcctcgacctcgtccCAGTCGCCGAGGATACATGCACCTTCGACTCGGAATGAATCGAGCAGGTCCTCCCATTCGGGATGCGCACTCAGAACACCACGGATATGCGTACGCATGGTATCGTAGTGACCCAAATTGCGCAGGCAACGCAGCAAGCCGAGATGCAGTTCAGGGTCGTCGGGTCGCTGCTGAATTTCAACTTCCCAACAGCTCTGAGCCGAGGTCCATCGTCCAGTACTCTCGTGCTCACGGATCTGATGCTCGAGCGAAGGAGAAATTACCCTCGTTGAGATGCCCTCCATGCCATCCGGTTCGTCCAGCTGGGCGTAGATCCTGTGCATGTTCTCGTAGTAGCCTTGCAAGTGGTGGTCGTCCTTGCCTTCTGATCTAATAGCGCGCACACGCAGCTCAAAATTGAGCAGCGCTCGTGAGTATGCTTTGCACTGCAGTGACGCTTGTGCCATCAGCTCTTGAGAGATGCGATGCATAATCGACTCGACGATCACCAAAACTTCTTCTCCGCCCTGAGCCACTCTGGGACGGCGTGAGGTCTTGGCGAGGTCCTGTCGTTTGCGTCTCATCCACACTCCAACATGATCCATGATCGTAAACAGCGTCTGAGCCGTCAAAAGCTTCCTTTCGGCCTCATAGTTGGTGTGACTCTCGACCTGGTCCCTAAGAACCGTTTGAATCTCGTCGACAATCGCTTCTCGTTCTGCGTCGTCACCAGAGATGATTGAGTGCAGTACGAGATGCGGTAGCAGATGACGCGCAATGCCCACGTCATGCGAGCGGATAGCGACGCGAAAAACGCCAAAAATGGTTGACGCAATGCCTGCAGCACTTTTGGTCGCTCCAGCAACGGCAAACACCGCAACCGAGGCGTCGGATCTTTCCACCGTCTTGGTAATCAGTCGACTCGTCCAGCTTTGCAGCCAATCGCTGTACGAGCGCGAGTGCGTATAGATGGGCGTCTCGCGCATGCTAGGCTTTCCCACCTGCGCGCCATACCtcgagtcgagcaacgGCGTAATCGTGTCGACGACGTCTGGTGGCAAGTCTGCAAGACGTTGTTTCGTCTTGATTCCCACGGTCCTTGCGTTGGATCCTGTGGCTAGGATGGAGCTATTGAAGCCGGCCACCTTTAGAAGCTCTTGAATGGCATACGCAAGTCCATTTTGCTGTGTGGTAtctgtcgctgctcgaaaagcagGCACAAGCAGATCGCGGATGAGATGGATCGAAAAGTCGATGGCCTCCTCCGAGTCCTCGAAGTTGCTCAGAACGATCTTGAGAGGCTCTTCCACGGCATGCTCAATTCGATCTGGGTCGACAGCGCCGATCAACCCAAAGCAGCGAAACCCAATATCGCGAATGTCGGTGTGCTGTGCGTCGCTGCGAGTTGCGACGTGCATCAGCGTGCGAATGCATTGCCCGATGAGAGGACTGAACGAGTCACCGGATGTTAGAGACTCGATATAAGCTCGCTCTTCGCCAAGGAAGGCCTGTAATTCTCTGAGCGATTCGATGCAGATCGAAGTGTTCTCGTGAGCCGAACGATCCAGAATGTTTCGGAAGCGTCGGTCAGTATTCCACGTCTCTCTTTCACTACGGAGACCGCGGCAAATGTCTGGaatctcggcatcgagccGGTCCAAGCTCGGAATGTCGTCAATAAAGTTTTTGAGGTAAGAAACGTTCTCTAGTATGAGATAGTGCAGGATTGAAATGGCGatctttttcttttctgGATTGAAACGATCCCAAGCTGACAGCAAGGCTGCAGCGGTTTGACCGACAAAAGGACCGACATCATCGAATCGCAGCGTCCTGATAAAGATCTTCCAACTTTCGAGCGTGGCCAGGCTGAGCGCATCTGGCTCAAGATGACTGTTGAGCGTGGCCATGATCTGTGGCGTGACTGCACTGATGGGCGGTCCGATAATCTCAACGAGGGCGCCAATGCTGCGTAAAGCGAAGGCCAGATCAGTGGCAGTCCTCCGACCATGCTCTCCCGAAAGCTCCTGATTGATCCACgtgaggatggcgaggatcTCGCCTTTCAGGAAAGTCGCCACTTTTGACTTGTGCATCAGCGAATCCTTGGACCTactggcagcagctgtacCACTAATAGTCTCGATGATGAACTCGAGGCCTGCATAGGCCTCCTTTCGTGTGGCTCGATTGCCGAGCTTTACGACGAGATAACCAACAATATCGGATTGGCGACTGCGAAGAAGTGCTTTCAGGCTGGCTGCATCCACACCGATGAGCTGGACAAGTGTGTTGAGACCCAGATCTCGTAGCGTGGCAGATCGCATGAAGAAGGAACGGAAGATGGGAGTAATGTTGTCGTGACAGAGTCGAGGGACATCGGTGCCCAGAGCGCGTGCGATAAGCTCGATCATCTTTGTGCCCACCTCAGCCGTTCCGTCACCAGCGCATATCATGGTGATGAGGTGAGGCAGCGTGTATTCCTTGGTCAGGTTGAAGAAAGTGGCCTGGTTCATCTTGATCAGGCTCAAGAAACTCGTCCACAGGTCTGGCATCGATATAAAGCGCTCCACAATGGACGTCGATACCTTTTCAAAGTGCTTTTGGACCAGTTGATATGTCGTGCACCGctgtgcagcagcgatcTGCACAACTTGTGTGTACGCGCATGCCTTGATGAACGGATTGGgatggccaagatgcaAGATAAGCGTGAGCAAGCAGGCCTCTTGACAGCCTTCGACCGGCAACTCGaagagacgagcgaggccTATCAGCGCGGTCTCGTGGCCAAAAGCCAAATTGGAGTCGGCGAGAATGTTTTCGTAGCTCTTCGGCACCTGGAGAAAGTGGGCCATCCACTCTTCCTCGTTGCTTGTatctcgctgctgcagtaGCCTCATCTGATATAACAGGGCTAGctcgttggcagcgagccGCGAACTACGAGCTTTTGACCGCAACGAATGCGAGATAATGCTCACGACATACCTGTCTCCATTGTCAGGAAGCGATTCTGTGACAGCAGAGTGCTCAACGCAGCGGCACAGCATGTTGAGGGTTCCGGCCGAGACGGGAAGGGAGGCTTTGACGGAGCTGTGAGCATCTTTCCACAGGCCAGCGACGGCGGTCGAGTCAAGCTTGGTGTTCAAAccttcttgctctgcttgggctgctgctgcgggAGAGTCGTCAATATATGAGCTTTGCACACCGTCTGAATCAGTAGAATCTTCCCTTTGAGCGGATCGAGCAAATGACTGCGAAATCAGACGTCGTCTTGAAAGCTCGCGTAGATAGATGTCGGCACCTTCAAACTCTGGTGATGAGAGTCTAGCCTGGAGTAAGGCGTCTAAAACCGCGTTGGCTTTCGTTGGCGTCGCTGAATTACCGAGCTTGCGACGCTTGAagcgatcgagacgatcgcGAGTCGAATTCTTGCGTCCGTGCTGCTCCGTCGGAGCGCCAGCATGTACTTGGTCTCGCCAGAGACAATAAAGACGCTGCAGTTTTTCAGCGTGACCTTTACCCTTGCGTGCGTCGTGAGCCTGTTGTTCGTCCACAGCAAATCTGAGCAAAGTGGTGAGCTGTTCGCCGAGCTCTTGTGCGAGTGTCGCCTCGGGACAATGCCCATTCGAAACGACCGAAAACAGAAGGGCCGATACGTAGCATATGTGGGCAGACCGTTGCATGGGATCCGATGAATCAGCGAGAGAACGAGCGGCCAGCCGGATTTGAGTTGTGATCAAAAAGAGATAGGGCTGGAGCACAATCGCCAGCTGTGGATCCGGTGTCTCGAGCGCACAAGCGCTGAAGCAATCACCAATTGAATCGAAAACATGCACAAGATTAGAGTGCGCTTTATCTTGggcgtcgagatggtcgaACACATCTACGAGAGACGACATGTGCTCAGCGACTACCTGCAAGAACCTCACGAGGTGGCTCGAATAGCATTCTCCAAGAAACTTGGCGTGGCTGCCTATGATGCTGTAAGCGTTTGCAGCCAAAGTCATGCATGAAGCCGGAAATAGGCTATTCTGCCTGGCGCACGTCCACCCATGTTGAAGATGCTCGACAAACAAGACCACGCTGTGGTCTGCGAGATCCAAAAAGTAGACCGGATATGCTTTTGCCAGACGGATACAGATATCTATGGAGACAAGGAACAGAGCCTCTGCACGATTGATGACGGATTCATCCGGCTTCATTGAGACTGAGGTCGATCCCACAACAGCGCCGCTGAGGGGGAAAGAGAATGCGGCATCCATCTGTAAAGAGGAGAGAGCGGCAAGGCCGCTACCGCTAGGCTTAGGCCGATCCTTGCGCGATGAGAGGCGGTACGAGAAATCGGATATCGGTGTCCGAAAGAAAGAGACTGTGGGTGATAGCGTGGGTGCAGAGCTCCGGATCGGAGCTTGGTGAGGTACGGAAGGGATTACAAATTCGGGAAGACATGCCGTGGAGCTGAACGAAGTCTTCCCGGTTTGAGCGAGCGCGTGAACAGAGACTCGTAGGCACTCGGCGAGAACATAGCGCACATTATCAATTTGACCGACGGCTTCTGTCGATGTTGCGAGCAACTGCTGCAAGTGGTCGATGATTTGTTGAGAGAGGTCTAAGGCATGCTGAGCTTTTTGGGAGTCTTTCATCGCTGTAGCATTGCGGCTTGATGCAAGCATCGAAGCCGCTGCACACAGTAAGCGGGGAGTTGCCCATACATCAAAGGTGGTGTTAGCCATGTCAAGCGTCACAGCGCCGATGGAAGCTGAGACGGGAGCTGTGGCAGCGGCATGATCGCGTGGCTCGAAGAGATGTTCGAGGTACTTTGGCGAAGCCACGAGAGTTCGAGACAGTGTATCGAGGACTTGCCGGACGCCTATGCCTACAGATGAATTTTGCGCGTTGGCATGGTCCCAGTCTGATGAGGATTCGACGAGCGGCACAATGACGCCCGAGATAAGAAGGCGATTGAGCGTGTGTGCGATTTCCTCTTCAGTGTGAGGGCCTCCTTGTCCGTCTGTCTGTTCATCGAGCGTCGATTTGGCGTGGTGGAGACCCTCTGCGAGGAACtgcgaagctgctgcgagcgCAGTGGAGGAACTTCGGTTGTTTTGAATGTCAGCCGATTGTGGAGCAGTTTCcacagaagcagaagcagcattggtgatgctggtgcCTACCACTTTGCGGAGCAGAGCTTCGAGGGCACCATTGGGTGACACATTAGATGAAGCCAGCATGGTTGCAAAGATGATAGGCGTTTTTCATCCTTCCTTAGGCTTGGACACTGGAGATCAGTGTAGCTTGACCGATACTGCAATGATAACGATGGAGGTGATGGCGGCGGCCGCAATGCTCTGGAGATGCTAGGGtgaagctgagcaagacAGACTCGGCTAGAAAAAAACActgcgtgattcgtgaatgtgacCGTTGCGCTGCAAATCATACATCATGCTTGTGATCCATGTTccatgattcacgattcacgattcgtgattcgtgattattcgTGAATAATGATAATAAGGTGGCAACAGGAACGCGTGTTGCTGACGCGTAAAGAGCCAGCCGAATCCAACACTCACGCGCTCTGCCGTGTGTTACTGACTTGCCGTTAGAGCTCCACGCTCGAAATTCTCGGATTGGTACGAATACGATCAATCTTCCTTTCTCCCAGCATAGAGCGACGGTACAATCGCTTCTACGCAATGCAAGATGGaggaagcacgaagcgcagcaagTCAGGAGAGTTTGGACAGTGAGTGCTGCACTCGGTCGGATCACGTCTGACACAAATGCTGACACAAATGACTAACGTCTCAAACCAACACCTTGAGGGTTCCCTTGGCTTCAGTTCTGCATGATATGTCGAAACTGCTCAATACAGGTCTCTCGCGAGAACAGCTACGCGCATGTGTAGAGCTAATCGAAAGCGGGGTCAGCGCCGAAGCAGTTGCTGTAAGTACTTTGATGGAGGGGTAAAGCAAGTGCAACTGACCAGATAGCTGACTTGGAAGCTTTCCTTCCGCCTTCTGATCATGTCCAAGGCTATCGTCGAGAACCTTCGAAAAGAGGCTGCCAAGCATTAGTTTGATCGCGCAACAGCATTCGAGACCGATCATTCACGCTGACGAAGCTCCGTGTTGGTGTCTCATCTGTACCCTGTTCCACACTTCGAGTCTGAAATTGCACTGCGACACGAGAGTGCAAACACCGCAGAACGGAGACCCTGGCATCATTGCGACACACGAACAATCTTTGGGACAGAACAGATAACTATGCGCATTGCCATTGACTTCCCTCGTCTGTAGAGAAGCCAGGACGGCTGTCCTGCAGAAGTAAAGAGCATTTGGCGCTCTTACATGTGCGACTTTGCTTCTTACCATCCTCACGACAGTGCTCCGAACATCTGCTAGAGTGCGCCGATCCTCGCCAGACTGACATCGAGTCATGAGAGCCGCGCAGAGTGGTTCAGCGTTTGATGTGGATACTTGATGTTCACAATGAGGACACCGCCCATAGAGATCGGCGAAGGGTTGTTCTGTACTCGTGTCTCTCCCGATGAGAGCTATAGTATGCACGCGGATCGGGAGTGACCAAGaaagcaagcagcaagcagcccCTGAGTCTGGCTCGGAAAACGGTTGTGGAAGttcaagctcggcagcaCGTgtgatcacgaatcctgAGAAAAAcggcagcagagcagcgGATTCAGGTCGAAAATTACGTGCCAGCCGAAAGGCGAGGCGCGGACACAAACAGGGGCTGCAGCAGAAACAGGAGCCAGCCGAGGCACTGACACAGACAGAGCTGTCAAAAACAACAGATCAACATCAGCAAACCGAAAAACGTGTTTATTGGCATTGCTCAACTTCCCTTTGGGGCAGCTTGCACAGGGTCACCCAAACTCTGTGACAGCTTTGGGGTCACAGCCGCCTTCAGCTTGTTCTGACACACTACAAGGGAGAAACAGACAGGGGGCCAAGCGTCTCGGTGCTCTCTTGGCAGCATCTGCTTGCGCCCTACTTTGCTTCTCTTCGCGGCACGACTGACTTGGGCAACTCGATCAGAATAATGGCAGGAGCTTCTCGAGGCGGGGACTGAGCTAGCGCCAAGATCAGCAAGTTGCATCGTTCCAGTAACATTCACATTGTATGGGTGTTGACATTTAGGCGCGTTTCTTCGAGTGTGTCTTGAGAAACCCGTTCAGCAGTGGATCTGCTGACAAAGgtccacgatccacgattgtCTTTGCTGTGCACTGTGTCGGATACGCAGCTGTGCCGCGTCAATTGTGACTGAAAGGGTCTTGTGATTGTGTTGTCCATCTGCCTTCCGGCTTTGTCATTTCTGACTTGTTCAcacagcctcagcctccACGCATGAATCCCTCCTCCTTCCTCTATATCTGTCACCAACCTCCCTCATCCTGTTCCACAACCTAAGCCCGAACCACATCTCAC of the Mycosarcoma maydis chromosome 2, whole genome shotgun sequence genome contains:
- a CDS encoding uncharacterized protein (related to serine-protein kinase atr), which gives rise to MLASSNVSPNGALEALLRKVVGTSITNAASASVETAPQSADIQNNRSSSTALAAASQFLAEGLHHAKSTLDEQTDGQGGPHTEEEIAHTLNRLLISGVIVPLVESSSDWDHANAQNSSVGIGVRQVLDTLSRTLVASPKYLEHLFEPRDHAAATAPVSASIGAVTLDMANTTFDVWATPRLLCAAASMLASSRNATAMKDSQKAQHALDLSQQIIDHLQQLLATSTEAVGQIDNVRYVLAECLRVSVHALAQTGKTSFSSTACLPEFVIPSVPHQAPIRSSAPTLSPTVSFFRTPISDFSYRLSSRKDRPKPSGSGLAALSSLQMDAAFSFPLSGAVVGSTSVSMKPDESVINRAEALFLVSIDICIRLAKAYPVYFLDLADHSVVLFVEHLQHGWTCARQNSLFPASCMTLAANAYSIIGSHAKFLGECYSSHLVRFLQVVAEHMSSLVDVFDHLDAQDKAHSNLVHVFDSIGDCFSACALETPDPQLAIVLQPYLFLITTQIRLAARSLADSSDPMQRSAHICYVSALLFSVVSNGHCPEATLAQELGEQLTTLLRFAVDEQQAHDARKGKGHAEKLQRLYCLWRDQVHAGAPTEQHGRKNSTRDRLDRFKRRKLGNSATPTKANAVLDALLQARLSSPEFEGADIYLRELSRRRLISQSFARSAQREDSTDSDGVQSSYIDDSPAAAAQAEQEGLNTKLDSTAVAGLWKDAHSSVKASLPVSAGTLNMLCRCVEHSAVTESLPDNGDRYVVSIISHSLRSKARSSRLAANELALLYQMRLLQQRDTSNEEEWMAHFLQVPKSYENILADSNLAFGHETALIGLARLFELPVEGCQEACLLTLILHLGHPNPFIKACAYTQVVQIAAAQRCTTYQLVQKHFEKVSTSIVERFISMPDLWTSFLSLIKMNQATFFNLTKEYTLPHLITMICAGDGTAEVGTKMIELIARALGTDVPRLCHDNITPIFRSFFMRSATLRDLGLNTLVQLIGVDAASLKALLRSRQSDIVGYLVVKLGNRATRKEAYAGLEFIIETISGTAAASRSKDSLMHKSKVATFLKGEILAILTWINQELSGEHGRRTATDLAFALRSIGALVEIIGPPISAVTPQIMATLNSHLEPDALSLATLESWKIFIRTLRFDDVGPFVGQTAAALLSAWDRFNPEKKKIAISILHYLILENVSYLKNFIDDIPSLDRLDAEIPDICRGLRSERETWNTDRRFRNILDRSAHENTSICIESLRELQAFLGEERAYIESLTSGDSFSPLIGQCIRTLMHVATRSDAQHTDIRDIGFRCFGLIGAVDPDRIEHAVEEPLKIVLSNFEDSEEAIDFSIHLIRDLLVPAFRAATDTTQQNGLAYAIQELLKVAGFNSSILATGSNARTVGIKTKQRLADLPPDVVDTITPLLDSRYGAQVGKPSMRETPIYTHSRSYSDWLQSWTSRLITKTVERSDASVAVFAVAGATKSAAGIASTIFGVFRVAIRSHDVGIARHLLPHLVLHSIISGDDAEREAIVDEIQTVLRDQVESHTNYEAERKLLTAQTLFTIMDHVGVWMRRKRQDLAKTSRRPRVAQGGEEVLVIVESIMHRISQELMAQASLQCKAYSRALLNFELRVRAIRSEGKDDHHLQGYYENMHRIYAQLDEPDGMEGISTRVISPSLEHQIREHESTGRWTSAQSCWEVEIQQRPDDPELHLGLLRCLRNLGHYDTMRTHIRGVLSAHPEWEDLLDSFRVEGACILGDWDEVEARTKGSEAKSPEHSVGRALLAMRQNDAEVFGKVLVQARQDLGKPLVAAGKASYGGVYGSVLHLHMLQELEMIRSHARVHEDDRARELMGVVAPDAGSDLNRSLTARLNATLPSFRTQEPLLSLRRTAFAALLSRLGSGNEVGEAWIATAKIARRAGHIQAAYSATLQAGQNQATFAFVQRVKLLAKEDKTHEAIRDLANSLNTLTSTFKPGQLGRDSVTRLIELEKTDSTGRALRIERATFAKARLLLARLQDSTLRYTVNEILDRYKEATKEQPKSEKMWYHLGHFQDTHEGLLPNMTMQRYNVCRAFLRSAHVGTKFFYRTLPRVLTIWMDLAADEQILAHGKKSSSSDAELGQKVAAFTELNDQMTKYTRRLKPFQWLAVFPQLVARIVQKNEDAWLVLQEIILQVLLAYPQQAMWLMVAGASSKDAERKKRYGEIVHRISFKGGSSHREVSKVVSSSQRLAKELLRMCDYHVSKNETVLSIEKLFPGLLEVANTSELLLPLQSSMTVLLPSNHLISADHRPFASNLPTIMSFEDTIEVMNSLQKPLKMMIVGNDGNRYPFLCKPRDDLRKDARLMEFDSMINKLLQSQPESRKRKLYVRTYAVLILNEEHGLIEWVPHTVGFRHILTKLYNAKGVQIYTSEVKTNMDDARMARDSRTSEIIFETRVLAKFAPVFHEWFLATFPDPTAWLQARSAYARTAAVMSMVGFVLGLGDRHGENILFDSNSGDTVHVDLNCLFDKGQRFEIPERVPFRLTQNMVDAMGVTGCDGVFRKSAEITMGILRDNRDSLMSVLEAMVHDPLGEWSVPEDRHRSKGTGRKNDGRGEDPRVVEARRALDPVANKLDGRLYRLGSREPSPPFSTSNLVDALIKEATSHSNLAKMYIGWSSWL